A window of Rhipicephalus microplus isolate Deutch F79 chromosome X, USDA_Rmic, whole genome shotgun sequence genomic DNA:
CACATGAACATTGTGAAAATCCTGTCGCATACATCGTAAAACCTTCTcctccagacacgtgtggcacatataCATAAGCTTGTTCAGGGTTCCTGTTcagaaggggggagggggcgagGGCTTGTTGCAGTGCCCCCCTCCCTATCATTTCATTGCATCTGGGCTGAATCTGCGCCCCCCTCCCGATAATGTCAATTTATGGAGGCTGGTATTCGCCCCCCTGTCCGCCCTCCCCACACACATGCACTCGCTAATGCGCGCACATATGCATATTCCATGGAccgtggtatgcgggtatgtgttaCACgtaattgacagtttatatccaCCCGGGAACGACGAGAAGGTGCATTCTTAACTGAAACGTGGGGGCGTCACGAAACAGTGACCGTCGCAGCGCTGACCCGACGACTGTAAAGAATAAAAATCAGGATCCGAGCACGAATGGAAGATGAGAATTATGCGTGGCAGTCAGGTATTCTACAAGAGAGCCGCGCCAGGTTTTAAAACTCCTTTGAAAAAAGCACCTCATGGATGAACGTCGGTGCAACGTCGACAGTGGTAGCAGTGCTGGCTATATATTATATAACAATGCGATAAACACGACATATGTACTCCTAATGATATACAGTCGTCACGTGGGGTTAACTTCAATTTCGATTCCAGTGGTGGCTGCGCCTTTAGAGCAGCCTAATAAAAATCGTTACACCTGTATTCCTGTGATTCGGCAAGTTATATTTGCTTCACCACAGATGAAAATGATAACCAAAGTTGCGTACGATACTCATATACGTAAAGGGCACTTCGTTTCGATAATACTGAAGTCTGTGCTTTAAGTGTTCTGACGGTACGTGAAACCACAAGTTACCCTTTCAGGGTCAGCGTAGCCGACGTGCCCGGTAAGCTCGCAATGTCGCACAACTACTACAGCTACAAAACACGCcgatccacctcgtaacgctctTCTCTAGGccaatatgtatatatacagcATTCATGGACAGCCTACAAACTGAGTTCTTCGCGTGAAGCCGATTCTCGCAAGGCGTCAGATCTAGCgaaattttttgtttgttgaaaTATTCGTTTTGCTCTTTATTTCCTGGTGTATAACATTCAGAAATAAAGGGAAACAGAGTAAGTGGGACGCTCTCTAGTTCAAGGATTTCAATTTTACATCGGTGTTCATGGAGATGCAGTCAACGTGTACCTGAACTGACCAGAACCGACTGAAAGGAACAATGCAATGGGAGTCGGTTACGAGCACTATATACTCGCCGACAACTTTTCTTGCCAATGAAGGGAAAGCTGCcggggcggagcttctgcacatgtaccaCTACACAATGTAGGTAGGTATGTCATGCGTTTACTTCGTGAACGCATGACATACCGCACTACTTCATGACACTATTTGACACGTGACGTACCACACTACTTCATGACATACCACACTACTTCGGTATGACATGCGTTCACCTCTTGAACGCATGACATGCCGGaatacttcgcgtagtgctacgtCATCTGCGTCGATATGAAACGTGATGAGTGTTTCATATCGACGCAGATGCCACTTAGCGTTTAAAGTACACGTAAAAGGCGTGCCTTTCTGACGCATTCAACAACGCCAAGTGACAACCAACAAATTAAAACAAATACGAATATATTACTGGCGTGAGCTGCGTCCTGTGTTACAGAgctacatgcaaaaaaaaaattaagacagtATTTTTCACATCCCTCGTTTAAAAAAAGGACACAATTGTAGGAACTACAATCAATGGCGGTATAGATACACGCAATTTGCCTTTGTAGCATTTACTGCATTGCTGAaaaagttgtccgcgagtataACACCCTCACAAAAGTATTCTATAcacatgcaaaaaaaagtaaatcaATGAACATTATAGAAATTATCataaatatacagaaatatttcCGGCAAAGCACAGGAACGAAGTAAGAACACTGTGGTAACGCTTGTTCTAGTCTTGAGGTACGGCAGCCGTTTTCCTGCATGCATATGGTGTGTTACCTCACCATTTTGAAGTCTACTTGAAGCAGTCGGCGACCGAGTTATATACTCGGAGTGTATGCATTCCTACGTATAGAGTTCTCCCACGCATTATGGGCTCGTGTCGTCAGGTGTAGAGGAGTCGTTGGTACGGTGGCTAGTAGAGTTCCAACTTTTGTTGTCTTTAATTGTTATTCTATGCAGAAATAAGGGCATCAACGCTTCCAAAAGGACAGGCTTGCTTTTTCTCGGCAGGAATACCCCGCGCAGCAAGTACGTTTCTGCTGAAATTTCTTTCATGTTGTCAAGCTGTTTACAATGTAGCAAGCCATGCTTGCAGAAGCTTTGATATTTCGATGACTGGTTAGTTGAACATATTTACTTCACAATTCGTTTCAGATGAGTCTACCAGCTCTGCGAGCATAATGAAATGTGCATTAAATGAATAATTCAATTCTGATTATGTTTCGACACTTTTGTTCAAGGTTCTTCATTCGCAATATATGATGCGCCATGTATACACTATATAGTTATGGAAGTTACGTTCAAACTGGTGATCTCCATGCTGAACGAGTCTAAAACACGCCGTAAAATTCGCTTACTCCCGACCTGatattgctgggacatcatgctTCCACACAGCTGCAAATCTTCCGTAATAGTTAAATGCCACCAAAGTTTTTATACAATCTGGGTTGCGCGTAATAACAAGAACCTGGAAAGCCAGGAGCGGCCTTACATGCACCGAGAGCGACGGGCGAAGCATTACTCTGGTTTTTGTAATAACACCTATAATTGCCCAAAATGCTGTTTGAGTGTCGCCTTAAAATTATTAGATTGGTGGAAAATGTTTTCACGTGAACACATTTCAGTGCCCGGATATCATCACCCATAACAAGTCCTTAATTCGGTGTATCCTTGCGAAAGTTAAGCAAGAGTCAACATTTGCCCCATCTACACCGAACACTGGGCCAGGCCAGTGGAGACGATTTATTGAAAATTGCGACAAGAGCTACAAAGAAGGGGAGAGGAGGGAAGCACACGATGTGATCCCGTACCCTTCTCCCTGGCTTCTACAGTCATTCTACACATGTGTGTTTGTCTTCCCGTACCATCACTATTTGTAGACGAAACAAACTTGCTGGTTCCAATAAATTTCACTGACAGAGTATACAACAATCACAGGAAAGACAACGACAACACAAGAGTTTTTCTCACATAAGACAGTTTATTCCAGAACTTCAAGCCAACTACATGAGCTGTGATGTAAAAACCTAGAATCCTTTCACCATCCTCAGCGTCTCAGTAGTTATTACTGACATTGTTGTCGTCTTTATTATGTCTTCTACGTGACATACCAAAAATATACCTGCAGTGGTTACGTATCCCAGAAAACCATTGAAAACCTTTCCAGGAATAAAATGGGACCAGGGCTTGACCAATGTATTTCTTTGCCAACATTGTTGTTTCGAATCACACAAGAGGGACACCGAATATGTGGCAGGCAACAGAACAGTGTGTTCAGTATCAATTGACACAGATCGAACCTTTGCTTTGAAGTGACAACTAAAACAATGAAAGTGCATATAAATGCCTTAGAGGGCAAACACTATTCGATCATGAACTTAGAAACATCCGAGTAAGTGTGGGGCATATATTACACAACAAACAACTTGAATACCCAACAGAAATCAACAATTAGGACCGGGACTGAAATTGTGAAGTCCTTGAACTTTTGCGGAAACGTTAGACAACGCAtcccatattttatttttttttttattttctgattcACAGGCTCACAGCAGAGCGAGTATCAGCTGCTGACTGTAGTTAGTTGGTGCATGGCTGTGGTTCTCCTTCCGATATTAGACACACTATAGTGTAATCAGCTCACcacaaaaaaaagtttcaggACTATTTACAACAAACACTGTGATCATCGAGATATATGTAtatgtaaaataaaaataaaacaaaaaagttgggACATAACACCACGCAAAACGTAACATGTGGGCAACGGGCAGAATTCAAGCACCCGAGGTTCGGTCAGACGTTTTGACATTACACTCAACGTCAGAGCTGCACTCTAGGTGCAGCTTTATTGAACGTACAGATAAATTCTGAACTATGGTCAAGATGAAAGCAAAAGTGATGGTACGCTGTGTTTTCCGCCTCCCGTTCTCAAGAGACTGAGGCCTCGTAAGCTGTCTTCAAAGAAAATGAAAGTGTTGAGGTCGACATCATCCTACACCTTATACTATACGCTTCTGTATATACATATacgtatgtatacatatatacgcGACACATGTACATACATGTTTTGATGCATATACATGCACATAGGAACTTCAAGATACTATTTCTTTACTTGGGTTTGAGGTAGTATAAACTTGCTTGGCGTTCAGGGCTAATAAACCCACAGAACGGGCGGAGGTTGCAGCCGCAGACCCGACAGTTGCCTGTACTGAAACTAAACCTATGCGGCTTCAAGGTggctgttattatttttttttttagactgaATTGTGCACTGGTTGACCCGCACGCCGAAAATAAGGGACACTTGCAACCTAATATGAAGACACTGTACCTGTTGCAACTAGCTCGACAGTGTGCTACAGAAATGAAGACATACGATGGGAGACGGTAGTGGCGTCGATAGAAACCGGATGCGAACCCTGACCTAACAATGCGTACAGTCGGGATTAATACGTATATAAGTTGGTTCAAACCAGTTGCCTCCGTGTTCACGCGTCTGCAAATTGTGTCGGCCGTATGTACACCATGGCGTGCATCCTTGGTCTCTTCACAGGCTTACTTTGTTAAAAAAAGCTACAATGTCTCTCTCGAACACACCCCCTACAAGAATCACGTAATGTGGCTGCTTAATGGCGGTGTTTGCATGAAGTGTATACGTGTGAATGAGGGTGTGCGACGGCGCCGCGTCCATTTTCCTGACCCGTGTTTGTGAGGTATTTGGTCGACCGCGTGGCGTGCGTGTTTGCAAGCTTCAATGTCGCTCTTGGTTTTAGCCGGCTTGCAAGCTTCTGCCTGAACCCGTACTTCACACGCGCGCAAAAGGGCGCACCGAGGCCGCTTTCGTGTTTTCTTAGCTGTGTAAGGGTGTATCAAAGAAATATAAAACGGCCAGCTACTTGGCAGCTAAGCAATCAATGCAAACTTCCCTGAAGCGTTCTTGCTATACAGGCGCGCCGCAGGTCAAGTACGGCAAAAGGCAGTCCAATTTCGACGATTAGATGCGGCTGTAAAGTGCCTTCTCGAGGCTTTTTTACATCGTGCCACATAAGTACAGAATTGGCATTTGTTCGCGAATGAAGGGGTATGCCTTTTCACGCTTTTTCGTGCGAATTTCGCGTGCGATAGGAAAGCCTGCTTGCCTGCTAGCGAAAAATATTCTATTCGACTAAATGAAACACCAAAGAGGTAGACGTTGTATTTGGactgtatagttttttttttctggaacctTAACACCTTTAAGTGGCTCTCATTCATGAACAACAACATGCATTACAAGCACATACTCCACGTTGTACGTATCACGACGATGTTGCACCTGTTGGATACACACACTCCGACCCAGCGTATAAGGCTGAACGGCTTTCCTTGCGAAGAAGTCTAATGGACCAAACTCAGccgcaaaaaaaaactgacaagcgAAAGACAACGCTGAAAATCTATCAGCAGGCGAGCAATATTTTAATTCTCCTCCTCGCTTTCGTTTTGTTTCTTCTATAAACCTCTTTAATGTTTGTGAACAGCGCTCAGCGCCCTCCACATACTGAGGTGCTCGTAGCAACGTCACGGCGCGCGAACTTCGCCCAGCCCGAAGCTCGCCACCAGCGTCTATGATCACGtgagctgcctccgagcacagcgcgTCGCGGAGCACAAGCAGGAAGCTCCTCCCCGACGCGccgtgctcggaggcagctttgcagctgcagtgcttgttgtcacgtgatcatagacgGTTGTGGCGAGCTTTGGACTGGGCGGAGCTCGCACGCTGTGACACCGCTACAAGCAATTCAGTATGTCGATGGCGCTGACCGCTGTTCCCGAGCATGGAAAAGATCTATACAgcggtaaaaaaaacaaaaagaagcgttTAATCACAAGGGCCGAATCATTTCGACAAAACGGATAACGTATCTGCTcaataaaaactttttttttctagctgctCGTGCCTTATGTGCATACTGAGTGGTATGTCCTGGGGCACTCCTGCTCGCATATTCTAGTGCCTGTAATACACGCAGGGCGCCCAATGATAGTGCACAGCTTACGTCCCGCACAACCACGAACAAAATAAAGGTTTCATGTGATGCAGATTACGTGTCTTACACTAATTTATAGCTTTATCAGGGCTACAATCCAGTTGTCACTGAGCTCAGTTTTGCGACGATACAAATACCGCAAGAAAATTTTAATTGCGCCAATATATTCACGTCGTGTCATCGCAGTCACTTTCTCATTTGCGGTGAAATACTCGCACTTGTTTTCATTCAGCGGCCGTGGTACCAGTTATGGTCGCTGTAAGAAAGTGTGACAGCATGCGAGACAATCATTCTATGTTCATTATTTTAGGACAAATTAACTGATCGGGATTCACCTTTGCCATCACGTCGTTTGCTTGTTTTTAACCGTTAGTACTTCAGCAATCAAAAACATTGTTTTggtggggttttttttttcttctctttcactAAAGGCTCTAAGTCGGAGCTTAATACACGGCAGATCATAACGGTAATTAACCCCATTCACCTGTGCCGAATCAAAACTTCTTAATTGGCGTGTTCTGAGAGCGAAAAATAAACGTATTGCATGTGAATTTTTCAAATATGCGTTTGAACGGAAAAACAGCTGAATGAAGTATCTTTCCTATTTGGCCAACGCACGATATGCTGACTGCATAGTTATGAGGCATGTCACCATAAACGAGTGGATATGCATTGTGAGTACACAATGAGAATGGTTCCATTTCCAGCATCTTGTTTTGTCCGAGTAATCGAACGAATTCCTACACAATACATACAGACGAGAAGCTGTTATCGTCCTGCCATCTGACAGTAAAAAATAACGAGGCATAAATATAAAAACTAATAACACATTCAGTGTGCTTGAAGAGCATTCAGTGTGCTTGAAGAGCCAGTGATATTTGCGTGCAGCGCAATTGCATACGTATATCATTTAGCACAATGTTCATCCAGAAGCACATTTTTGGTAGCAAGAAAGACATGGTAGAAGAAATTAGCATCAATAGAGCCAATGTCAACCGCTCCTCACCGAAATGCGTTCCAAAAGTGGGCAATTTTCCTTGACGAACTCAGTGACGGATCAAATTCTGAACCTGTGCCATCAAGTTCACGGCGAAGTATGTGGAACCAGGCTTCCTAACTTCGAAAGCTTCTTTGGCGTCACTCTTTCGGTGCATTTCGTCCCGTATCGTAGCAAAAGCCCCTTCCGCTTGCCAGGCGGTCACCATTCCTGTAGCGTTCACACGGACTACCTCACATTCAGACATCACCCAGACATTATTCGGCAAGACTACGTTATGTACAGGTCTCTTGACATGTGTGTTTCAGTTTGGAAGAACAAAACGTTGGCAAGCGCCGGCGACGACTCGGGGAAGGGGTTTCGACGGCCACCTAGGAACTTTCAAGtgtctttgtgtgtgtttgtgtatgtataACAGCACAATATCTCGCAACTGTTTCTTCGATGGACAGGGAACAAAACGCCAACGTCGCCAGCTGCAGTCCGAGCAAGCTGAACAGATTTAGGGCACCCCCCCTTCCCGCAACTGAGAAAAGCGAATGGGCACTCTTGGCAACACGGCAACTGAAAGCGCCGGTGAGTGTCGGGCATTTGCAATGCGCTGCTTCGCGCGGCGAGCAGTTCGCCCGGCTAGGCGGGGAGAACGCTGCGCCACGTGATCGTACGCCGGGGATTGTTGCTCGGGCCTTGCCGCACGAGTGGCGTGGGAGGGAACGCAAAGACGGCGGTCGTCGCTATGATGCCATTGTAATGCTGGAATTTCAACGCGCTTTTGCTTCGCCTATACGAGAACCGGGAACCCACgagtatgtatatattttttttagcTTGTCCCTGGATGCAACGCGGCACGTATAAACAGGTCCATCCTTTCGGTAACAACAGGAGAATCACACCTCTGCTCGCTTCAAACATAATCACAATATGTGGACATACAAAACGCAGTATgcatgtttattttgttttgagtTAGGAACTGTCATCAGCACAATTAATGtgcttgtatatatatttatatatactatatattTTGCTTTTGCTTGTTTGTCTGCCGACCTCAAGGGAGGTTCCCGGGCTTACAAGTTCTGCTCCTTTTGCCAGGGTCAAATGCTTCTAATGCCATAGCACGGACAGCCTTGCCGGCTATCGTCCAGTCAGCAAGTAATCGAGTGAGTTTACAATTAAAAAACTGTCGTGTCGCCTAAGCGAGGTAATTCTTGCCCTAACCTTTTTCAACTAAAATATGAACGAATAATTTCTAACGCTGGAATTtttattcattgttttttttttgtaaattgcaAAAGTGCGTTCGGGacttccgaaaaaaaaacaagaaaaacgaatGTGGGATTTGGGATTGAACTTTGACACAGCCTCACCCTACAACTGTCCTTCGCTACTAAATAATtcttacaaaaaaaatattttctgctGGACATTATTGTCCTAAACTTGTGATTGTAACCACACTGACAAAGGGAACGGAGCTTGTAAGCAGCGCGGGGAACGGTGCCTCTTGACCAGTGATTTTGCTTTCGCCTTTCGAAATGCTGCTCACACGTAACAGTGCATTTCGCAATAGATAGGAACCATGTACGATCGTCCAGCCACCCTCGACCCGTCCGCAGTGTGTGCGCCGGACCGTCAAGGAGCGGGACTGCTAACGACTCAGACCCGCAAACAGGGCAGGCCGAGCTGCATCTAGCAACTAGTTGTCGCGAAAAAGTTATTGCAAAAGTTTCGAACCAACACTTGATTCAACATATCACCGTGGCTTTGTACACACCTAAAAACGCGAGGAGGCCCTCGAGGGGCAAAACACACCAGCAAGAAATGAAAAGAGATGAAGTTGCCATCAGAGGTGATGAAAGTTAGCAAGAAAAGAACCAGGACATCTCGCGATTCCACATGCCGGCCTTCGGTCTAACAAATCAGATGTCGCTTCTCAACACACACAGCAAGGGCAGGCTCACGGACatgcacgcacgaacacacgaTACTTGGAGGTAGTCGGCAAATGTTGCTCCGCGATCAACGTACACTGGCATGCGCACGAACGAGATCGCGCGAGAAGGCAGCCTCTCGTTTGTTGCCGTGGGTCGCGCCAGAGGGCGCACGCAGGCGCTATAGCCTGCAGAAAAGGACAATGAAGTTCCCTGCGAGACACCATCACACGTGTTtgcacatagaaaaaaaaatgaaacattcaCTCGCACGTGTGCCACACTTTGGTTTTTCAAAGGCTAATTTTGACAGCGATATCTCTCAAAGCAGTGCACTGGGGAACAAAGTGACGCTCTGTTTTCCTTTCGCAAAATATCGCCACGAACAGAACACTCGGAAAGCAATTTCACAACAGAAAGGCAAGGAAGATAACGACGTTACCCGTTTCGAGCCAGGAAGTCGTCTTTCCACTGGATACGCGTTTTGTACAAGTGCGGGATACACGCTCGTTCTACGTGGCAGCCTCTTCCATGAACGAACACAAGAAGGGACGAGGGAGTCACACCTAGAGCGACTAGCCCATTACTTTGTAGAGGGAAACAGACGAAGGGACTCGGCGCGCCAGCTCTACGTGTTGGCGCCACTTGCAGCGACACCAGCAGACCCGTGCGCTTCGCACGGCGTCGTCGTCCGGCGGGCCGGCGGCGGTCGGGTGGCGCGTTGCTAGTTGTTGCCGGCCTCGGGCGCCTTGTTGGGGCTCTTGCCGCAGTGGCGCTCACTGTCGCAGTGGAACTTGAACTCGCGCGCGGTGTGGAGCCGGTCGCGGCAGCGGCGGCACTCCCACGCGCGCTGTACCAGTCTGAGAAAAGGCTTGAAGTCAGCGCCCACGTTGGGCGGCTTGCCGGCCGCGAAGCACGCGGCGCGCTGGTGCGCCACCACCAGCGGTTCGGCAGGGAACACGAGCTGGCACTTCTTGCAGACGAATCCCACGTCCACGTCCACCTCGGAGGCGAGCAGCAGGTCCGGCTCGGACACgagccgccgcagctcgtcgcgGGACCCCGGTCCGGGCTCCGGAGACACACGCGCCACGGCGGCCGCCGGCAGGGCCGCCTTGGCGCTCACGTCCGGCACGCACGACGCCGGCAGCGCCAACAGCGACAGCGGCGTGCCTCCGTACATGCCGCCTGCCGCATCGTAGAAGGGCGCGCTGTTGGCCGCCGCTGCAAAGAAACCAGGGGTCAACATGCGTCATTCGAGCACCGTGACAAATGAAAGTGGCAGTGCATTTTTATATGCAaaggatttcttagcgaacttcgacgacttttgtcgtatctatctatctatctagccgcctacgacctttagctctcctggccgtttacataatggtatcaataccaaaattggtatagcataagatgactgtatgacgagcataactgactagtcataacatgaaatcatgacatatatgtcattattgtcatgatttacattttacaGTTTTGCTGCTCTTTcggaggtttcgttcacatgacgttattgcgaaactgatatggtatgacatgactgcatggcgaacataacttTACACACTCGAACGtggaaaccatgacatgcatgaaatgtatgtcatgactacacgccatgctcatggtgtgctcgcggtcgtttcgctaacttcacatctaaaaaatttggtattacgggacgtgaatggaggacgaagtaCGCCGAAggtacgactggtgcaaacatgataatcatgagatgcgcgtcatgtaaaaacatgactacatgccacgctcacaatgcgctcgaggccgtttcgcttgcttcacatatagcaaaattggtattacggcacggagccaatgacgaaggtaaatgacacgtccaaatatgataattatgacatgcgtgtcatctaaaacatgactacatgctacgctcatagcgtgcccggggctgtttcgctaacttcacatatactaaatatggtatcacctgacgtgaataggcgacgaaggtaaatgaaacgtccaaacatgataatcatgtcatgcgtgtcctgtaaaacatgactacatgctacactcatagcacgctcacgggcgtttcgctctagcttcacatataccaaatttggtattacttgacgtgaaaggacgatgaacacaaatgccaggcggaaacatgataataatgacatggaagtcgtgtacggcataatttgcgtccgcc
This region includes:
- the LOC142775655 gene encoding uncharacterized protein LOC142775655; this translates as MLTPGFFAAAANSAPFYDAAGGMYGGTPLSLLALPASCVPDVSAKAALPAAAVARVSPEPGPGSRDELRRLVSEPDLLLASEVDVDVGFVCKKCQLVFPAEPLVVAHQRAACFAAGKPPNVGADFKPFLRLVQRAWECRRCRDRLHTAREFKFHCDSERHCGKSPNKAPEAGNN